The following are encoded in a window of Rosa chinensis cultivar Old Blush chromosome 4, RchiOBHm-V2, whole genome shotgun sequence genomic DNA:
- the LOC121052493 gene encoding uncharacterized protein LOC121052493, giving the protein MLSLVHLLDWVDEIIPINAVAEAYDNWWSQVSVNCWRQRDDELFATLFQDLRYPYEADSEQLARFPEDEAQPPRTEQAPRPERAPRPAQACIIIREPSQERRSQPSSCGQAATASPAIDQAGKQKAIATEPEVKDSSDDEDSQTIAAALARKHNSSDPWAQDEPIAD; this is encoded by the exons ATGCTTTCCCTTGTCCACCTTCTCGATTGGGTTGATGAAATTATCCCCATCAACGCGGTCGCCGAGGCTTATGACAACTGGTGGTCTCAAGTTTCTGTTAACTGCTGGAGGCAAAGGGATGACGAACTTTTCGCCACCCTCTTCCAGGACCTGAGGTATCCTTATGAGGCTGATTCTGAACAGCTCGCTCGCTTCCCTGAGGATGAAGCACAACCTCCGCGAACAGAGCAGGCTCCGCGACCCGAGCGAGCCCCTCGCCCTGCTCAAGCATGCATCATAATCCGCGAGCCATCACAAGAG CGAAGAAGTCAACCATCTTCTTGTGGTCAAGCAGCCACCGCTTCTCCAGCCATCGACCAAGCCGGGAAACAGAAAGCCATAGCGACAGAGCCTGAAGTCAAAGACTCCTCTGATGATGAAGACTCACAAACG ATTGCCGCCGCTCTAGCCCGCAAGCACAATAGCTCTGACCCCTGGGCCCaagatgaaccaatcgctgatTGA
- the LOC112195847 gene encoding uncharacterized protein LOC112195847 has protein sequence MANMWRFFRESGPRPPQDQHESFTMEIHHGGYFDSMPDGTKKYKIARLNKLGGVCYLDGLDADELALVEFNNIAWELGYREKPISYHYKLPGTLSCEGWVPIKNDADAVEMTKMIPRKKRQISIYITGGGKRKKKEAEMDDECPRSSNWCNPLNDVGPRDEETVVEAAHLIGNRINSSMLQKRVTKNIKATYKEKGKAVLVEEPKEHKCTKKRGRKPQGKTYNTITKEHKSYEKVDDSSSGDSDFYIDSDYEQTKGDDDIDFDENVTNPSTIEEYEEMGFMGVCSDDEDNSDEFASWDGSETEEGEDGNPLPKISSKNPKTKAWNRAVDLDTPNFCVGQAFTNSEVLKEAVREYCIVYQRGLWFQKNSKIKIEVRCQWGCPFWLYASRINKEDPTMYIKTLRQAHKCHVIQKSHHLNCNRVAREVQEDLMVDTEWSRTGIQNRIQKKYKLDVSVKTIYRGKLAAKRMNEGHYLQQYNKLASYRKELLRSNPGSTVEIKTQMDGEVRRFHRMYVCLAACKEGWIKGCRPLIGLDGCHIKGQHPGQILCAVGIDANNGIFPIAYSVVEVENTETWKWFLEYLIWDLKMENPMSYTFITDKQKGLGIAIADLMLGAEHRHCVRHLYKNFKCKHPGEGLKQTLWNAARSTTHIWFNRNMEAMEKQSDGARKWFEDKPPEQWSRSHFRTTSKCDILLNNLCESWNASLVRHRDKPILTVMEGMRMDSMTRMANRRVASTRWTNMVGPRIAKIIEKIGKRTHEYRAHMSGDFCTK, from the exons ATGGCGAATATGTGGAGGTTCTTTAGGGAATCTGGACCAAGACCTCCTCAGG ATCAACATGAGTCTTTCACTATGGAGATTCATCATGGAGGTTACTTTGATTCAATGCCTGATGGGACAAAGAAATACAAGATAGCACGGTTGAACAAATTGGGTGGAGTATGCTACTTAGATGGCTTGGATGCTGATGAATTGGCATTGGTAGAATTCAATAATATTGCTTGGGAATTAGGTTATAGAGAGAAGCCTATCTCATACCATTACAAGCTTCCAGGAACATTAAGTTGTGAGGGTTGGGTTCCTATAAAAAATGATGCTGATGCTGTTGAGATGACAAAAATGATTCCAAGAAAAAAGAGACAAATTAGCATTTACATCACTGGTggtggaaaaaggaaaaagaaagaagctgAAATGGATGATGAATGCCCAAGGTCATCTAACTGGTGTAATCCCTTGAATGATGTGGGGCCGAGAGATGAAGAAACTGTTGTTGAGGCAGCCCATCTGATTGGTAACCGAATTAATAGCTCTATGCTCCAGAAAAGGGTTACTAAAAACATCAAAGCAACCtataaagaaaagggaaaagcagTGCTCGTTGAAGAACCAAAAGAGCATAAATGTACCAAGAAGAGGGGGAGAAAACCTCAAGGTAAAACCTACAATACCATAACCAAAGAGCATAAGTCCTATGAGAAGGTTGATGATTCAAGCTCTGGTGACTCTGATTTCTATATTGATAGTGACTATGAGCAGACTAAAGGTGACGATGACATAGATTTTGATGAAAATGTCACAAATCCAAGCACAATTGAGGAATATGAGGAGATGGGATTTATGGGAGTATGCTCTGATGATGAAGACAATAGTGATGAGTTTGCTAGTTGGGATGGATCTGAAACAGAAGAGGGTGAAGATGGTAATCCTCTTCCCAAGATATCATCTAAGAATCCAAAAACCAAGGCCTGGAATAGAGCTGTTGATCTAGATACTCCAAATTTCTGTGTCGGACAAGCTTTTACGAATTCAGAAGTCTTGAAGGAAGCTGTGAGAGAGTATTGTATTGTTTATCAGAGAGGATTGTGGTTCCAAAAGAACAGCAAGATTAAGATTGAGGTACGATGTCAGTGGGGGTGTCCTTTTTGGCTTTATGCTTCAAGAATCAACAAGGAGGATCCCACCATGTACATTAAGACTCTGAGGCAAGCTCATAAGTGTCATGTAATTCAAAAAAGCCATCATCTAAACTGCAACAGGGTTGCTAGAGAAGTTCAAGAAGATCTCATGGTTGATACCGAATGGTCAAGGACCGGTATTCAAAACAGAATTCAGAAGAAGTACAAGCTAGATGTCTCTGTGAAAACTATATATAGAGGGAAACTGGCAGCCAAAAGAATGAATGAAGGCCACTACTTGCAGCAATACAATAAGCTTGCATCGTACAGGAAAGAATTGCTGAGGAGCAATCCAG GGTCAACTGTTGAAATCAAGACACAAATGGATGGTGAGGTTAGAAGATTTCATAGAATGTACGTATGCCTAGCTGCTTGCAAGGAGGGATGGATCAAGGGTTGTAGGCCTCTAATAGGGTTGGATGGCTGTCATATCAAAGGCCAACATCCAGGGCAGATACTTTGTGCAGTGGGCATAGATGCAAATAATGGAATTTTTCCGATTGCTTATTCAGTGGTTGAGGTTGAAAACACTGAAACTTGGAAATGGTTCTTGGAGTATCTCATATGGGATTTGAAGATGGAAAATCCCATGTCATATACTTTTATCACGGATAAACAAAAGGGCCTAGGGATTGCCATAGCTGATTTGATGCTGGGAGCAGAGCATAGACATTGCGTTAGACATTTGTACAAAAATTTCAAGTGCAAGCATCCTGGTGAAGGACTCAAGCAGACTTTATGGAATGCAGCAAGGTCCACCACACATATATGGTTCAATAGAAACATGGAAGCAATGGAGAAGCAATCAGATGGGGCTAGGAAATGGTTTGAAGACAAGCCACCAGAACAGTGGAGTAGGTCACATTTTAGAACCACTTCTAAATGTGATATCCTCCTAAACAATTTGTGTGAATCGTGGAATGCTTCTCTAGTTAGGCATAGGGATAAACCGATTTTGACCGTGATGGAAGGGATGAGGATGGATTCCATGACAAGAATGGCTAACAGAAGGGTTGCAAGCACAAGATGGACCAATATGGTTGGCCCTCGAATTGCAAAAATTATTGAGAAGATTGGCAAAAGAACTCATGAATATAGAGCACACATGTCTGGGGATTTTTGTACCAAGTGA
- the LOC112199410 gene encoding putative disease resistance protein RGA3, giving the protein MVEAVPFGTAADILIKLGSSTFRELGLVYGVNKEMKKLENTLSTIKAVLLDAEEKQEKSHLVQDWIRKLSEVVYEADDLLDAFETKARQHENHQVREFFSKTLAFRYKMGRKLRETRERLDEIAGDISKFNFRDRSLTISDIGIEMNNKREETHSFMVESAVIGRKREKEEMVKFLIFPPSTQENVSVTAIVGIGGLGKTTLAKMLYNDDRVVNYFEIKMWVWAYGSFDLYSVAEKILRSIATNELEDSEFYYQRIVLQKQFLMEELQILLRKKLDGKRYLLVLDDVWNVKRESWLQLNDLLKGGAKGSKIVVTTRSTKVTALMDVDSPFVLQDLSEEESWTLFKQLAFKDGREEEHPELVPIGRRIVKKCRGVPLAIRTLGSMMRYKPNEREWISIQNTEIWELPKEENDVLKILKLSYDHMPIYLKQCFSYCALFPKGNEVEKKMLVELWIAQGYIHLPGKERNLEEIGDLYFKELIERSLFQEVKKDANGNVISCHMHDLIHDLSRAVAGSECSICSVDVGDISERVHHVSFSCYLPSSWEVPIALLKAKKTRTFILPLQDQAYRISSHNTIISNLRRLRVLDLHNLRIDELSNSIGKLTHLRYLDLSGNVSMTALPASISNLQNLQTLKLNRCYRLEQLPRDIGKMISLRHLEITGCRKLNHMPPGLGKLVSLQTLPLFILGRKALFSGVSGGIDELSGLNCLKGVLHVAHLEHVDNVTIDSRSSNLSSKQYLESLKLIWSRDDDSESNEDHMVLEGLQPHQNLKVLHIAGYCGVQFPNWLMNNAASSLPSLVELTIEGCLRCQHLPPLDQLPSLKFLKLYSLSCLEHINNSYSSPSCSLVGGGREPLFFPSLKELTLYDLPLLKEWQTCSDQDGTTTMPKQQQLSFPSLTKLTIVDAPNLMSMPMLPLVEELLMDTVSEKLLQSMLMTAASESQTSSSSLARLKFLIIKSCNDLVSFPEDRINNLTSLELLKIIDCGNFTSLPHNLHCEYVLSN; this is encoded by the coding sequence ATGGTTGAAGCAGTTCCATTTGGCACTGCAGCTGACATACTCATCAAGCTCGGGTCTTCCACTTTCCGGGAGCTCGGGCTCGTCTACGGCGTCAACAAGGAAATGAAGAAGCTTGAGAACACTCTCTCCACCATCAAAGCTGTTCTCTTAGACGCAGAGGAGAAGCAAGAGAAGAGCCATCTGGTGCAGGACTGGATCAGGAAGCTCAGCGAGGTTGTGTACGAGGCCGATGATTTGTTGGATGCATTCGAAACCAAAGCTAGGCAGCATGAGAATCATCAGGTGCGTGAGTTCTTTTCAAAGACACTTGCTTTTAGATACAAGATGGGTCGAAAACTGAGAGAAACTAGAGAGAGATTGGATGAGATTGCAGGGGATATTTCAAAGTTCAACTTCAGGGATAGGTCTTTGACAATCTCAGATATTGGGATTGAGATGAATAATAAGAGAGAAGAGACGCATTCGTTTATGGTGGAGTCGGCTGTAAttggaagaaagagagagaaggaggaaaTGGTTAAGTTTTTGATATTCCCACCAAGTACTCAAGAAAATGTGTCTGTGACTGCCATTGTTGGTATTGGGGGACTTGGGAAGACCACCCTTGCTAAAATGTTGTATAATGATGATAGGGTAGTGAACTATTTTGAGATTAAGATGTGGGTGTGGGCGTATGGAAGTTTTGATTTATATTCAGTTGCGGAGAAAATTTTGAGATCTATTGCTACGAATGAACTAGAAGATTCGGAGTTTTATTACCAGCGTATTGTGCTGCAGAAACAGTTTCTTATGGAGGAGTTGCAGATTCTGCTTCGGAAGAAATTGGATGGGAAGCGCTACCTCCTTGTTCTGGATGATGTGTGGAATGTGAAGCGCGAAAGTTGGCTTCAGCTGAATGATTTGTTGAAAGGTGGTGCCAAGGGGAGTAAGATTGTTGTGACAACTCGTAGCACGAAAGTTACCGCGCTTATGGATGTTGATTCCCCTTTTGTGTTGCAAGATCTATCTGAGGAAGAGAGTTGGACATTGTTTAAGCAACTGGCTTTTAaagatggaagggaggaggagcatcCGGAGTTGGTGCCAATAGGAAGAAGAATTGTGAAGAAATGCCGAGGTGTTCCTCTTGCAATAAGGACTCTAGGAAGCATGATGAGATACAAACCTAATGAAAGAGAGTGGATTTCGATTCAAAATACAGAGATCTGGGAGTTACCaaaagaggagaatgatgtttTGAAGATACTGAAGTTAAGCTATGATCACATGCCAATTTATTTGAAACAATGCTTCTCCTACTGCGCATTGTTCCCCAAGGGAAATGAAGTTGAGAAAAAAATGTTGGTCGAACTTTGGATAGCTCAGGGTTACATTCACCTTCCTGGTAAAGAGAGGAACTTAGAAGAAATTGGTGACCTGTATTTCAAGGAATTGATAGAGAGATCATTATTTCAAGAGGTCAAGAAAGATGCCAATGGAAATGTAATTAGTTGTCATATGCATGATCTTATACACGATCTTTCACGGGCAGTTGCAGGATCTGAATGCTCAATTTGCAGTGTTGATGTTGGAGATATATCTGAAAGAGTTCATCATGTTTCATTTAGTTGTTATCTGCCTTCTTCATGGGAAGTTCCGATAGCGTTGCTCAAGGCAAAGAAGACTAGGACATTTATTCTACCACTTCAGGATCAAGCATATAGAATTTCCAGTCACAATACAATCATTTCAAACTTGAGGCGCTTACGTGTGTTAGATCTGCATAACCTAAGAATTGATGAGCTTTCAAATTCCATAGGCAAGTTGACCCATCTTAGGTACCTTGACCTCTCTGGTAATGTTAGTATGACAGCACTCCCTGCTTCTATAAGCAATCTGCAGAATCTACAGACGCTTAAACTCAACAGGTGCTACAGACTTGAACAACTACCTAGAGATATTGGAAAGATGATCAGCCTTAGACATCTTGAGATCACTGGGTGCCGCAAATTGAATCACATGCCACCTGGGCTGGGAAAGTTGGTATCTCTTCAGACATTACCGTTATTCATCTTGGGCAGGAAAGCTCTCTTTTCCGGTGTGAGTGGTGGAATAGATGAGTTGAGTGGCTTGAACTGTCTTAAAGGAGTGCTTCATGTTGCCCATCTTGAACATGTTGACAATGTCACAATAGATTCAAGGAGTTCAAATTTGAGCAGCAAGCAATATCTTGAATCCTTAAAACTAATTTGGTCCAGAGATGACGACAGTGAAAGTAATGAAGATCACATGGTGTTGGAAGGCCTTCAGCCCCATCAAAATTTGAAAGTACTGCATATAGCTGGGTATTGCGGTGTTCAATTCCCCAACTGGCTGATGAACAACGCTGCATCGTCTCTTCCAAGTCTAGTTGAGCTCACCATTGAGGGCTGTCTCAGATGCCAGCATCTTCCACCACTGGATCAACTGCCTTCTCTTAAGTTTCTCAAACTATATTCTCTAAGTTGCCTCGAGCACATTAACAACAGTTACTCATCTCCCTCTTGTAGTTTGGTTGGGGGAGGAAGAGAGCCTTTGTTTTTTCCATCATTGAAAGAGCTCACACTTTATGACTTGCCACTCTTGAAGGAGTGGCAAACCTGCAGTGATCAAGATGGGACAACAACAATGCCAAAGCAGCAGCAGCTTTCATTTCCTTCCCTCACCAAATTGACTATCGTGGACGCCCCTAACTTAATGTCCATGCCGATGCTTCCACTAGTTGAAGAATTGCTTATGGACACCGTCTCTGAGAAGTTGTTGCAGTCCATGTTGATGACAGCAGCCTCAGAAAGCCAAACAAGCTCTTCCTCCCTTGCTAGATTGAAATTTCTGATCATCAAATCATGCAATGATCTGGTCTCTTTCCCTGAAGATAGGATAAATAACCTCACTTCTCTTGAGCTCCTAAAGATTATAGATTGTGGAAACTTCACATCCCTACCACATAATCTGCACTGTGAATACGTACTTAGTAATTAA